The Arachis duranensis cultivar V14167 chromosome 2, aradu.V14167.gnm2.J7QH, whole genome shotgun sequence genome has a window encoding:
- the LOC127745005 gene encoding organic cation/carnitine transporter 3-like, with translation MVGSTPFLLSYSSSSLSFIQLQDDENDEQITSINSVVEECIGELNWKQLFQVVLSFRARFKKMPRPSRYLRLLLVQSRIHNSTSNGLHEQRIFMAESVVIVRGKKEEAIDALKSITSLSNVSYFDEAISAIMPQKVETFNNFGLYSSLKIMLQKKWSSRRLVVIIAMGLGIGLVYFGMPLGLELLSFNIYLSVTFNALSEIPSAFLAFMLIDKFNRRSVILTLTTLSGISSVVSTIEVVGVQIVFELVSFICACTAYDVLVIYGTELFPTCVRNSALSLVRQAGVLGGTLCPMLVAIGRGNKFLCYGVFGLAIGCSGLFLVCLPETKGKAFCDTIHEEESKQEVVESFVK, from the exons ATGGTTGGTTCAActccttttcttctctcttACTCATCAAGTTCACTCTCATTCATCCAACTTCAAGATGATGAAAACGATGAACAAATCACCTCAATCAACTCAGTAGTTGAAGAATGCATCGGAGAACTCAATTGGAAGCAACTCTTCCAAGTTGTTTTAAGCTTCCGAGCTCGTTTCAAGAAAATGCCGCGGCCAAGTCGGTATCTTCGGCTTCTTCTTGTTCAGTCTCGGATTCATAACTCTACCAGCAATGGCTTACATGAACAGAGGATTTTCATGGCGGAATCT GTGGTTATTGTTAgagggaagaaagaagaagccaTTGATGCGTTGAAAAGCATCACATCGTTGAGTAATGTTAGTTACTTCGACGAAGCTATCTCAGCAATCATGCCTCAAAAGGTAGAAACTTTCAACAATTTTGGTTTGTATTCTTCACTCAAGATCATGTTGCAAAAGAAATGGTCATCAAGAAGACTAGTGGTGATTATTGCAATGGGTTTAGGGATTGGGTTGGTGTACTTTGGCATGCCATTAGGTCTTGAATTATTGTCATTCAACATTTATTTAAGTGTCACGTTTAATGCATTGTCTGAAATTCCATCTGCTTTTCTAGCATTCATGCTAATTGACAAGTTCAATAGGAGAAGTGTGATACTAACTCTCACAACACTTAGTGGGATTTCAAGTGTTGTATCAACAATTGAAGTTGTGGGGGTTCAAATTGTGTTTGAGTTGGTGTCATTCATATGTGCTTGCACTGCTTATGATGTGTTAGTGATTTATGGGACAGAGTTGTTCCCAACTTGTGTGAGGAACTCAGCATTGTCATTGGTGAGACAAGCTGGTGTGTTGGGTGGAACACTGTGTCCAATGCTGGTGGCAATTGGTAGAGGGAACAAGTTTCTATGTTATGGTGTTTTTGGTTTGGCAATTGGGTGTAGTGGcttgtttttagtgtgtttgccAGAGACAAAGGGCAAAGCATTTTGTGACACTATTCATGAAGAAGAAAGCAAACAAGAAGTAGTTGAATCCTTCGTCAAATGA
- the LOC107475762 gene encoding E3 ubiquitin-protein ligase SP1 → MTMIPWGGISCCLSAAALYLLGRSSGRDAELLKSVTRVNQLKELAQLLDAEILPLVVSISGRVSSETPIHCEFSGLRGVIVEETAEQHFLKHNDAGSWIQDSALMLSMSKEVPWYLDDGSDRVHVVGARGATGFVLPVASEAFEESGRSLVRGTLDYLQGLKMLGVKRIERVLPVGTSLTVVGEAAKDDIGTIRIQRPHKGPFYVSPKTLDQLIANLGKWARWYKYASMGLTLFGAYLIAKHAIRFILERRRRCELQKRVLAAAAKRQGQDNEGEKADTSLDGMKRDRSMPDLCVICLEHEYNAVFVPCGHMCCCTTCSSHLNNCPLCRRRIEQVVKTFRH, encoded by the exons ATGACGATGATTCCATGGGGTGGAATCAGTTGCTGTTTGAGTGCAGCTGCTCTATACCTCCTTGGCAGAAGCAGTGGCAG GGATGCTGAGCTTCTTAAATCTGTAACAAGGGTCAATCAATTGAAGGAGCTGG CACAACTGTTAGATGCGGAAATCTTACCCTTGGTTGTTAGCATTTCTGGGAGAGTCAGCTCTGAAACCCCAATTCACTGTGAGTTCAGTGGTTTAAGAGGAGTAATAGTTGAAGAAACG GCAGAGCAACATTTTCTTAAACACAATGATGCTGGTTCATGGATACAAGATTCTGCTTTAATGCTATCCATGAGTAAAGAAGTTCCTTGGTATCTG GATGATGGAAGTGACCGCGTGCATGTGGTAGGAGCCCGTGGTGCCACAGGATTTGTATTACCTGTTGCAAGTGAGGCATTTGAAGAGTCCGGTAGGTCACTTGTACGTGGTACATTGGATTATCTCCAAGGTCTCAAG ATGCTTGGGGTCAAGAGAATCGAACGGGTACTTCCAGTTGGGACTTCCTTGACTGTCGTTGGTGAG GCTGCTAAAGATGACATTGGGACTATTCGAATTCAGCGACCCCACAAAGGGCCATTTTATGTCTCTCCCAAAACACTTGATCAGCTCATCGCAAATCTGGGGAAATGGGCAAG ATGGTATAAATATGCGTCTATGGGCTTGACACTATTTGGTGCTTACCTAATAGCTAAGCATGCTATTCGGTTCATCTTGGAAAGACGGCGTCGTTGTGAACTGCAAAAAAG GGTTCTTGCGGCCGCTGCTAAGAGACAAGGACAAGATAATGAAG GTGAAAAAGCTGACACCTCACTAGACGGCATGAAAAGGGACCGTTCAATGCCAGACTTGTGTGTAATATGCCTGGAGCACGAATATAATGCTGTCTTCGTACC ATGTGGGCATATGTGCTGCTGTACTACCTGTTCTTCACACTTAAACAATTGTCCTCTTTGCCGGCGGCGGATCGAACAAGTAGTGAAGACTTTTCGTCATTGA